One Malus sylvestris chromosome 14, drMalSylv7.2, whole genome shotgun sequence DNA segment encodes these proteins:
- the LOC126598966 gene encoding truncated transcription factor CAULIFLOWER A-like isoform X1, producing MGRGRVQLKRIENKINRQVTFSKRRSGLMKKAHEISVLCDAEVALIIFSTKGKLFEYSNDSCMERILERYERYSYTERQLLANDNESTGSWTLEHAKLKARVEVLQRNQRHYMGEDLQSLSLKELQNLEQQLDSALKHIRSRKNQVMYESISELQKKDKALQEQNNLLAKKVKEKENAVAQQAQLEHVQEQRLNSSSSLLPRALQSLNFGSGSNYQAIRSSEGIPGDNQQYGDETPTPHRPNMLLPAWMLRHLNE from the exons ATGGGGAGGGGAAGGGTGCAGCTGAAGAGAATTGAGAACAAGATCAACAGGCAGGTGACCTTCTCAAAGAGAAGGTCGGGGCTGATGAAGAAAGCTCATGAGATTTCTGTGCTTTGTGATGCTGAGGTTGCTTTGATTATCTTCTCCACCAAGGGCAAGCTCTTTGAGTACTCCAATGATTCCTG CATGGAAAGGATCCTGGAAAGGTACGAAAGATACTCATATACAGAGAGGCAGCTTCTTGCAAATGATAATGAATCCACT GGAAGCTGGACTCTGGAACATGCAAAGCTCAAGGCTAGGGTGGAGGTTTTACAAAGAAATCAAAG ACACTATATGGGAGAAGATCTCCAATCCTTAAGTCTCAAAGAGCTTCAAAATTTAGAGCAACAGCTTGATTCTGCACTGAAGCACATAAGGTCAAGAAAG AACCAAGTTATGTACGaatcgatttctgagctccagAAGAAG GATAAGGCATTGCAGGAGCAAAACAACTTGCTGGCAAAGAAG gtgaaggagaaggagaacgcAGTAGCTCAACAGGCCCAATTGGAGCATGTGCAGGAGCAGAGGTTGAACTCCTCTTCCTCCCTTCTTCCACGGGCATTGCAGTCCTTGAATTTCGG CAGCGGGTCCAATTACCAGGCCATTAGATCAAGTGAAGGAATACCAGGAGATAATCAGCAGTATGGAGATGAAACCCCAACTCCACATAGACCTAACATGCTGCTGCCCGCTTGGATGCTCCGCCACCTTAATGAATAG
- the LOC126598966 gene encoding truncated transcription factor CAULIFLOWER A-like isoform X2: MGRGRVQLKRIENKINRQVTFSKRRSGLMKKAHEISVLCDAEVALIIFSTKGKLFEYSNDSCMERILERYERYSYTERQLLANDNESTGSWTLEHAKLKARVEVLQRNQRHYMGEDLQSLSLKELQNLEQQLDSALKHIRSRKNQVMYESISELQKKDKALQEQNNLLAKKVKEKENAVAQQAQLEHVQEQRLNSSSSLLPRALQSLNFGGSNYQAIRSSEGIPGDNQQYGDETPTPHRPNMLLPAWMLRHLNE; the protein is encoded by the exons ATGGGGAGGGGAAGGGTGCAGCTGAAGAGAATTGAGAACAAGATCAACAGGCAGGTGACCTTCTCAAAGAGAAGGTCGGGGCTGATGAAGAAAGCTCATGAGATTTCTGTGCTTTGTGATGCTGAGGTTGCTTTGATTATCTTCTCCACCAAGGGCAAGCTCTTTGAGTACTCCAATGATTCCTG CATGGAAAGGATCCTGGAAAGGTACGAAAGATACTCATATACAGAGAGGCAGCTTCTTGCAAATGATAATGAATCCACT GGAAGCTGGACTCTGGAACATGCAAAGCTCAAGGCTAGGGTGGAGGTTTTACAAAGAAATCAAAG ACACTATATGGGAGAAGATCTCCAATCCTTAAGTCTCAAAGAGCTTCAAAATTTAGAGCAACAGCTTGATTCTGCACTGAAGCACATAAGGTCAAGAAAG AACCAAGTTATGTACGaatcgatttctgagctccagAAGAAG GATAAGGCATTGCAGGAGCAAAACAACTTGCTGGCAAAGAAG gtgaaggagaaggagaacgcAGTAGCTCAACAGGCCCAATTGGAGCATGTGCAGGAGCAGAGGTTGAACTCCTCTTCCTCCCTTCTTCCACGGGCATTGCAGTCCTTGAATTTCGG CGGGTCCAATTACCAGGCCATTAGATCAAGTGAAGGAATACCAGGAGATAATCAGCAGTATGGAGATGAAACCCCAACTCCACATAGACCTAACATGCTGCTGCCCGCTTGGATGCTCCGCCACCTTAATGAATAG